In Mycolicibacterium mucogenicum DSM 44124, the following are encoded in one genomic region:
- the crcB gene encoding fluoride efflux transporter CrcB: MTAVIWLGVALIGGVGAVTRFLVDRAVSKRKSSSFPYGTFVVNLSGAWLLGFFGGLALPPNVALLAGTAFVGAYTTFSTWMLETQRLGEERQVWFALANIVTSVVLGLAAAALGIWMGGLL, from the coding sequence ATGACGGCGGTCATCTGGCTGGGCGTCGCACTGATCGGCGGCGTGGGAGCCGTGACGCGGTTCCTGGTGGACCGCGCGGTATCGAAACGCAAGAGCAGCAGCTTCCCATACGGCACATTCGTGGTGAACCTCAGCGGCGCCTGGCTGCTCGGCTTCTTCGGCGGTCTGGCGTTGCCTCCCAATGTCGCCTTGCTGGCCGGTACCGCGTTCGTCGGCGCCTACACGACGTTCTCGACGTGGATGCTGGAAACCCAGCGCCTCGGCGAGGAACGACAGGTCTGGTTCGCGCTCGCCAACATCGTGACGAGCGTGGTGCTGGGCCTGGCCGCCGCGGCGCTGGGAATATGGATGGGCGGCCTGCTGTGA
- the mbtN gene encoding mycobactin biosynthesis acyl-ACP dehydrogenase MbtN, which translates to MTTFEACTTESYRELLSEVFDSRVREWTAEAEETEHFPRKLIEYLGQSEVFAAKWGDSQHPDVAKVFALAGELGKLGSAGIGVGVSLHDSAIAILRRFGRSDYLRDITEQAIRGDAVLCIGASEESGGSDLQIAETEVVSAGGGFEVRGTKKFVSLSPIADHIMVVARSVDHDPESRHGSVVVISVPTAQVEVRTPYRKVGAGPLDTAAVHIDTWVPAEALVARAGTGLAAISWGLAQERLSVAGQIEANCRRIIGITLARMMKRRQFGHTLYEHQALRMRLADLHARVDLLRYGLAGLAAQGRMDLRAAAAIKVTAARLGVEVVDECMHIFGGAGYLVDETPLGRWWRDMKLARVGGGTDEVLWELVAAGMRPDYEGYDAVTSSPFIA; encoded by the coding sequence GTGACCACTTTCGAGGCGTGCACCACCGAGAGCTATCGCGAGCTGCTGAGTGAGGTCTTCGACAGCCGGGTCCGCGAATGGACCGCGGAAGCCGAAGAAACCGAACACTTTCCGCGCAAGCTCATCGAATACCTGGGCCAGTCGGAGGTTTTCGCCGCCAAGTGGGGCGACAGCCAGCATCCGGACGTGGCGAAGGTCTTCGCCCTCGCCGGGGAACTGGGCAAGCTCGGTTCCGCGGGCATCGGTGTCGGGGTCAGTCTGCATGACTCGGCCATCGCCATCCTGCGCAGATTCGGCAGGTCCGATTATCTGCGCGACATCACCGAGCAGGCCATCCGGGGCGATGCGGTGTTGTGCATCGGCGCGTCGGAAGAGTCGGGTGGTTCGGACCTGCAAATCGCCGAGACCGAAGTCGTATCCGCGGGTGGCGGTTTCGAGGTCCGCGGCACCAAGAAGTTCGTGTCGCTGTCGCCCATCGCCGATCACATCATGGTGGTCGCCCGGAGCGTCGACCACGATCCGGAGAGCCGCCATGGCAGCGTCGTGGTGATCTCCGTGCCGACCGCGCAGGTCGAGGTACGGACGCCCTATCGCAAGGTGGGCGCCGGTCCACTCGATACCGCGGCGGTCCACATCGACACCTGGGTGCCGGCAGAAGCGTTGGTGGCGCGGGCGGGCACCGGCCTGGCCGCCATCTCCTGGGGACTGGCGCAGGAGCGGCTGTCCGTCGCCGGTCAGATCGAGGCCAACTGCCGCAGGATCATCGGAATCACGTTGGCCCGCATGATGAAACGGCGCCAATTCGGCCACACGTTGTACGAGCATCAAGCACTGCGGATGCGACTGGCCGACCTGCACGCGCGGGTCGATCTGCTGCGCTACGGCCTGGCCGGGCTGGCCGCGCAGGGGCGCATGGATCTGCGTGCGGCCGCGGCCATCAAGGTCACCGCGGCGCGGCTCGGCGTCGAGGTCGTCGACGAGTGCATGCACATCTTCGGCGGCGCCGGATATCTGGTGGACGAGACACCATTGGGCCGGTGGTGGCGTGACATGAAGCTCGCCCGGGTCGGCGGCGGCACCGACGAGGTGCTCTGGGAACTCGTGGCCGCGGGAATGCGGCCTGACTACGAGGGGTACGACGCGGTGACGTCCTCACCGTTCATCGCTTGA
- a CDS encoding TIGR03085 family metal-binding protein, whose amino-acid sequence MTAAQRERAALVESLRERGPDAPTLCEGWTARDLAAHLVVRERRLDAAPGILVPQLAGYTERVQAQVTASTDWEKLVDMIAAGPPLYSPFKLLDPFVNVAEMFIHNEDVRRAQPTWEPRELDNRLVSALAGQVANMARMGIKNAPARIVLVTPDGRRLAAAGRGAEVTVTGAPGELLLFAAGRGPAQVAFTGPDEAVAAVRGSNRGF is encoded by the coding sequence ATGACTGCCGCCCAGCGCGAACGTGCCGCACTCGTCGAATCCCTGCGCGAGCGCGGGCCCGATGCACCCACTTTGTGCGAGGGCTGGACCGCTCGTGATCTGGCGGCGCACCTGGTGGTGCGGGAACGTCGGCTCGACGCCGCGCCCGGAATTCTGGTGCCGCAGCTGGCCGGTTACACCGAACGCGTCCAGGCGCAGGTGACCGCATCCACCGACTGGGAAAAGCTGGTCGACATGATCGCTGCGGGCCCGCCGCTGTACTCGCCGTTCAAGCTGCTCGACCCGTTCGTCAACGTCGCCGAGATGTTCATTCACAACGAGGACGTCCGCCGGGCTCAGCCGACGTGGGAGCCGCGCGAGCTCGACAACCGGCTGGTGTCCGCGTTGGCGGGGCAGGTGGCGAACATGGCGCGGATGGGGATAAAGAACGCTCCGGCGCGGATCGTGCTGGTCACCCCGGACGGCCGCCGACTGGCCGCAGCGGGCCGCGGCGCCGAGGTGACGGTGACCGGCGCGCCAGGGGAGCTGCTGCTCTTCGCAGCGGGTCGCGGGCCGGCTCAGGTGGCTTTCACCGGGCCTGACGAGGCCGTCGCCGCGGTCCGGGGTTCGAACCGCGGATTCTGA
- a CDS encoding GNAT family N-acetyltransferase, translated as MTEIDQGPVLPRELTSLSAEVRAVGAPPVPQLASPWAVRLVDADADAEMLSEWMNRPHLAEAWEYDRPPEWWRRHLQAQLDGEYSRPLLVSYQDKAMGYLELYWAAKDSIAPRYDADPYDLGLHAAIADERFVNRGLGPMLMPQVLASLFQLVPSCRRVMFDPDHRNTGARRLVEHGGAEFLGEHDMANRRMALYALARPAS; from the coding sequence ATGACCGAGATTGATCAGGGGCCGGTGCTACCGCGCGAGTTGACCTCACTGTCCGCTGAAGTGCGCGCGGTGGGTGCACCACCCGTTCCGCAGCTGGCAAGCCCGTGGGCAGTGCGCCTTGTCGACGCTGACGCCGACGCCGAGATGCTGTCCGAATGGATGAATCGACCACATCTGGCCGAGGCGTGGGAGTACGACCGACCGCCGGAGTGGTGGCGACGTCACCTGCAGGCGCAGCTCGACGGTGAGTACTCGCGGCCGTTGCTGGTGAGCTACCAGGACAAGGCCATGGGCTACCTCGAGCTGTATTGGGCCGCGAAGGATTCCATCGCGCCTCGATACGATGCCGATCCCTACGATCTGGGGCTGCACGCCGCGATCGCGGATGAGCGCTTCGTCAATCGCGGCCTGGGACCGATGTTGATGCCCCAGGTGCTGGCCAGTCTCTTCCAACTCGTGCCATCGTGCCGTCGGGTGATGTTCGATCCCGACCATCGCAATACCGGTGCGCGCCGGCTGGTCGAACATGGCGGCGCCGAATTCCTCGGTGAACACGACATGGCCAACCGCAGGATGGCGCTGTACGCGCTGGCGCGCCCAGCCAGCTGA
- the mbtM gene encoding long-chain-fatty acid--ACP ligase MbtM: protein MSASSLASALSEVMTRSTRDLVTLDPKTGDWQRHPWQEVHARAENVAAHIDGQSRIGLVGEPTVEFLAGIYGAIFAGAAVSILPGPVRGADTAAWADATLNRFAGIGIGTVLSHGKHLDLLRTGTGDTHLHDVNTVAHERGSTTYLPSSTADFGILQGTAGSTGTPRTAQIPADAALANLRGLVARISVTDADRGHSWLPIYHDMGLAFMLTMTLGGGELWQAPTTAFSASPFNWLKWLTESKATMTAAPNMAFGLLGKYARLVTDVDLGALRFALNGGEPVDCDGTNRFATEMARFGFDANALCPSYGLAESTCAVTVPAPGGGLRCDDVTVSIDGDTAVRRYAVLGRPIDGMEVRIAPTDVPHELTGRDVGEVQVRGTSMMAGYLGQDPVDREEWFATGDLGYVTADGLVVCGRLKELITVAGRNIFPTEIEQVAARADGVREGAVVAVGTKDAGARQGLVIAAEFKGDDESTARSQVVSLVASECGIVPADVVFLKPGSLPRTSSGKLRRLEVRRTLETVGS, encoded by the coding sequence ATGAGCGCCTCGAGCCTCGCGTCCGCCCTGTCCGAGGTGATGACCCGGTCCACGCGCGACCTGGTGACCCTCGATCCGAAAACTGGTGACTGGCAACGGCATCCGTGGCAGGAGGTGCACGCCCGCGCCGAGAACGTCGCCGCACACATCGACGGACAAAGCCGAATCGGGCTGGTCGGCGAGCCCACGGTGGAATTCCTGGCGGGCATCTACGGTGCGATCTTCGCCGGCGCCGCCGTGTCCATCCTGCCCGGACCGGTACGCGGCGCGGACACGGCCGCCTGGGCCGACGCCACCCTGAACAGGTTCGCCGGTATCGGCATCGGCACGGTGCTCAGCCATGGCAAGCACCTCGACCTGTTGCGCACCGGCACCGGTGACACGCACCTACACGACGTCAATACTGTTGCCCACGAACGTGGTTCGACGACCTATCTACCCTCTAGCACAGCCGACTTCGGCATCCTGCAGGGCACCGCGGGATCGACCGGCACGCCGCGCACCGCGCAGATTCCCGCGGACGCGGCGTTGGCGAACCTGCGTGGACTGGTCGCGCGGATCAGCGTCACCGACGCCGATCGTGGACATTCGTGGTTGCCGATCTACCACGACATGGGTTTGGCGTTCATGCTGACGATGACGCTCGGCGGCGGCGAGCTCTGGCAGGCGCCCACCACCGCGTTCTCCGCGTCGCCGTTCAATTGGCTCAAGTGGTTGACCGAGAGCAAGGCGACCATGACCGCGGCCCCGAACATGGCGTTCGGGTTGCTCGGCAAGTACGCCCGCCTGGTCACCGATGTCGACCTGGGCGCGCTGAGGTTCGCACTCAACGGCGGCGAACCCGTCGACTGCGACGGCACCAATCGCTTCGCGACCGAGATGGCCAGGTTCGGCTTCGACGCGAACGCCCTGTGCCCGTCGTACGGGCTCGCCGAATCGACCTGCGCGGTAACCGTTCCCGCTCCGGGTGGCGGCCTGCGCTGCGACGATGTCACCGTGTCGATCGACGGCGACACCGCCGTGCGCAGGTACGCGGTGCTCGGCCGGCCGATCGACGGTATGGAAGTCCGCATCGCTCCCACGGACGTGCCCCATGAGCTCACCGGACGCGACGTGGGCGAAGTTCAGGTGCGCGGCACCTCGATGATGGCCGGCTATCTCGGGCAAGACCCCGTCGACCGCGAAGAATGGTTCGCCACGGGCGATCTCGGCTACGTCACCGCCGACGGCCTGGTGGTGTGCGGCCGGCTCAAAGAACTCATCACCGTGGCCGGACGCAACATCTTCCCGACCGAGATCGAACAGGTGGCCGCTCGCGCCGATGGTGTGCGCGAGGGCGCCGTCGTGGCTGTGGGCACCAAAGACGCGGGCGCCCGGCAGGGTTTGGTGATTGCCGCAGAGTTCAAGGGCGACGACGAGTCGACCGCCCGCAGCCAAGTGGTGTCCCTGGTCGCTTCCGAGTGCGGCATCGTGCCGGCGGACGTGGTGTTCCTCAAACCGGGTTCCCTGCCGCGAACCTCGTCGGGCAAACTCCGGCGCCTCGAAGTCCGTCGCACCCTGGAGACGGTGGGATCGTGA
- a CDS encoding acyl carrier protein: METAESVSTGLAKIMQDDMGVDIKRVTRESRLINDVGLDSVAFAVGMVAIEDRFGVALSEEDLLSSETVGDLEDAIAAKLPTAQRS, encoded by the coding sequence ATGGAGACAGCTGAATCGGTAAGCACTGGCTTGGCCAAGATCATGCAGGACGACATGGGCGTGGACATCAAACGCGTCACCCGCGAATCCCGGCTCATCAACGATGTCGGTTTGGACTCGGTGGCTTTCGCAGTGGGCATGGTCGCGATCGAAGACCGCTTCGGCGTCGCATTGTCCGAGGAAGACCTGCTGAGCAGCGAAACCGTCGGCGACCTCGAAGACGCCATCGCCGCGAAACTGCCTACCGCCCAACGCTCATGA
- a CDS encoding DUF190 domain-containing protein has product MDGRPAVSDSTDYLKLTTYFGERQRHQGRRFLAEELLDLYGAENVATSVVLRGIAGFGPRHQLRTDQTLSQSEDLPVAIAAVDTADKIAGLAEQTVELTTRGLVTLERARLLTTAKVGVHTKLTVYVGRQHRVNGRPAHIAVCDLLHRSGFACASVFLGVDGTVRGRRERARFLNRNTDVPVMIIAIGDGDRASAVLPELERLLPDPLVTVERAELCKQAGTLLARPGALPAHDADGTPLWQKLMVYTTEDTLHGGEPVHREIVRRLRAIEASRGVTVLRGIWGFHDRRTPHGDRLFQLGRQVPVTTIVVDTPENISTAFDLIDEVTADHGVVTCERVPALVSIDNGNRDGGTSLGDFPG; this is encoded by the coding sequence ATGGATGGGCGGCCTGCTGTGAGCGACTCCACGGACTACCTGAAACTCACCACGTATTTCGGTGAGCGACAACGTCATCAGGGCCGCCGCTTCCTCGCCGAGGAGCTGCTCGACCTCTACGGCGCCGAAAACGTCGCCACCAGTGTGGTGCTGCGCGGCATCGCCGGGTTCGGGCCACGGCATCAGCTGCGCACCGACCAGACCCTGAGCCAGTCCGAGGACCTTCCGGTGGCCATCGCCGCGGTGGACACTGCCGACAAGATCGCCGGGCTGGCCGAGCAAACCGTGGAGCTGACGACGCGCGGACTGGTCACGCTCGAACGCGCACGCCTGCTCACCACCGCAAAGGTCGGGGTGCACACCAAGCTCACCGTCTATGTCGGCCGCCAGCACCGCGTCAACGGCCGGCCGGCCCACATCGCGGTGTGCGACCTGCTCCACCGCAGCGGATTCGCCTGCGCCTCCGTCTTTCTCGGGGTCGACGGCACGGTCCGCGGACGCCGCGAACGGGCCCGGTTCCTGAACCGCAACACGGACGTTCCCGTCATGATCATCGCGATCGGCGACGGCGACCGCGCGTCCGCGGTCCTGCCCGAGCTGGAGCGGCTGCTGCCCGACCCGTTGGTGACGGTGGAGCGAGCCGAGCTGTGCAAGCAGGCCGGGACACTCCTGGCCCGCCCGGGTGCGCTGCCGGCGCACGACGCCGACGGAACTCCGTTGTGGCAGAAGCTCATGGTGTACACCACCGAGGACACGCTGCACGGCGGCGAGCCGGTGCACCGCGAGATCGTGCGCCGACTGCGCGCCATCGAGGCCAGCCGCGGCGTCACGGTGCTGCGTGGCATCTGGGGCTTCCATGACCGACGGACGCCGCATGGCGACCGGTTGTTTCAGCTCGGCCGCCAGGTCCCGGTCACGACAATCGTGGTCGACACCCCCGAAAACATCTCTACCGCTTTCGATCTCATCGACGAAGTGACCGCCGACCACGGCGTGGTCACCTGCGAACGGGTGCCGGCGCTGGTCTCCATCGACAATGGAAACCGGGACGGTGGTACCAGTCTGGGAGACTTCCCTGGCTAG
- a CDS encoding DUF4185 domain-containing protein, producing the protein MSPRPRIASVALTAAVVLGGAVGIAPPRAAADPCTGPNAGVLPPNGVPSSGVMRPPSGGHRPSNANDKAPLPTLGKLSRSLLSAFTQGTVQQQAGVLPGKPRVPQPPVQPRAAQPAPAAAQPQPGAEPAPAIDAGTTSLVGWVTGDQSAGGDTLQRFGISGTDLGIMWDNGDPVNNQVLMMFGDTYGYCATPNQQWRYNTMFRTNDRTLSHGIHIPPGSVTNPYSGSPEWQPNLAKQTIPTIRWAPVEKGIIPTSGVSVGKTQYASFMSIKNWDSAGAWTTNYSAIAVSNDNGQNWGVYPSSVRPMAPDSVSRVAYLPGNENFQQGAFLKGSDGYIYSYGTPSGRVGNAYLSRVPQNLLPDMSKYEYWNNESQSWVPNNPAAASPIIPGPVGEMSVQYNTYLKQYLVMYCNNLSDVVIRTAPTPQGPWGPEQLVVSSQQFPGGVYAPYLHPWSNGRDLYFTLSLWSAYNVMLLHTVLP; encoded by the coding sequence GTGTCGCCGCGTCCTCGCATTGCATCGGTGGCTTTGACGGCCGCCGTCGTTCTCGGTGGAGCAGTCGGCATCGCGCCGCCACGCGCAGCCGCCGATCCATGCACCGGCCCGAATGCGGGCGTCCTGCCACCGAACGGGGTGCCCTCGAGCGGCGTCATGCGGCCGCCGTCGGGCGGCCACCGACCGAGCAACGCGAACGACAAGGCCCCGCTGCCGACTCTGGGCAAGTTGTCCCGGTCGCTGCTGAGCGCCTTCACCCAGGGCACCGTGCAACAGCAGGCGGGCGTGCTGCCCGGCAAGCCCCGCGTGCCGCAGCCGCCGGTCCAACCTCGCGCGGCACAGCCCGCCCCCGCCGCGGCGCAACCCCAGCCCGGAGCGGAACCCGCCCCGGCCATCGACGCGGGCACCACGTCATTGGTCGGCTGGGTGACCGGCGACCAGAGCGCGGGTGGTGACACCCTGCAGCGGTTCGGCATCTCCGGCACCGACCTCGGCATCATGTGGGACAACGGCGACCCGGTGAACAACCAGGTGCTGATGATGTTCGGTGACACCTACGGCTACTGCGCCACCCCCAATCAGCAATGGCGCTACAACACCATGTTCCGCACCAACGACCGCACGTTGTCGCACGGCATCCACATTCCGCCCGGTTCGGTGACCAACCCCTATTCGGGCTCACCCGAGTGGCAGCCGAATCTGGCCAAGCAGACCATCCCGACCATCCGGTGGGCGCCGGTCGAGAAGGGCATCATCCCGACTTCCGGTGTCTCCGTAGGCAAGACGCAGTACGCCAGCTTCATGTCGATCAAGAACTGGGACAGCGCCGGCGCGTGGACGACGAACTACTCGGCGATCGCCGTCTCCAACGACAACGGCCAGAACTGGGGTGTGTACCCCAGCAGCGTCCGGCCCATGGCGCCCGACAGCGTGTCGCGCGTGGCGTACCTGCCGGGGAACGAGAACTTCCAGCAGGGCGCCTTCCTGAAGGGCAGCGACGGCTACATCTATTCGTACGGAACCCCTTCTGGCCGAGTCGGAAACGCCTACCTGTCCCGGGTTCCGCAGAACCTGTTGCCGGACATGAGCAAGTACGAGTACTGGAACAACGAGAGCCAGTCGTGGGTGCCCAACAATCCCGCTGCGGCCTCGCCGATCATTCCCGGTCCGGTCGGTGAGATGTCGGTGCAGTACAACACCTACCTCAAGCAATACCTGGTGATGTACTGCAACAACTTGTCCGACGTGGTGATCCGTACCGCGCCGACACCGCAAGGGCCTTGGGGCCCAGAGCAATTGGTGGTGTCGTCGCAGCAGTTCCCGGGCGGCGTCTACGCGCCGTACCTGCACCCGTGGTCCAACGGTCGCGACCTGTACTTCACGTTGTCGCTCTGGTCGGCGTACAACGTGATGCTGCTGCACACCGTACTGCCCTGA
- the crcB gene encoding fluoride efflux transporter CrcB yields the protein MFGHDNRELAAVFVGGAIGTVARAALAVFAAPHPAHWPWPTFIVNIVGAFLLGYFTTRLLERLPVSSYQRPLLGTGVCGGLTTFSTMQVETVRMLQHGAYGLAVGYTVASIIAGLAAVYLATVLVRRVRVRA from the coding sequence ATGTTCGGCCACGACAACCGAGAATTGGCCGCCGTCTTCGTCGGGGGCGCCATCGGCACCGTCGCGCGGGCTGCCCTCGCCGTCTTCGCCGCGCCCCATCCCGCGCACTGGCCCTGGCCCACGTTCATCGTGAACATCGTCGGCGCGTTCCTGCTCGGCTACTTCACCACCCGGTTGCTGGAGCGACTACCGGTATCGAGTTATCAGCGCCCGCTGCTCGGCACGGGTGTGTGCGGTGGCCTGACCACGTTCAGCACCATGCAGGTCGAGACGGTGCGGATGCTCCAACACGGCGCCTACGGGCTGGCCGTGGGGTACACAGTGGCCAGCATCATCGCCGGCCTGGCCGCGGTCTACCTCGCCACCGTCCTGGTCCGACGGGTCCGGGTGCGGGCATGA
- the pgm gene encoding phosphoglucomutase (alpha-D-glucose-1,6-bisphosphate-dependent), protein MTANPRAGQPAQPDDLIDVAHVVTAYYTVAPDPENVDQQVVFGTSGHRGSSLEGAFNEPHILATTQAIAEYRAAQGTTGPLFIGRDTHALSEPAWVTALEVLAGNEVVAMIDAADRYTPTPAVSHAILTFNRGREGDLADGIVVTPSHNPPRDGGFKYNPPNGGPADTDATSAIAKRANEILRDGLRDVKRMPLARALGSTERHDYLNAYVEDLPNVVDLHAIRAEGVRIGADPLGGASVDYWAAIAERHQLDLTVVNPLVDATWRFMTLDTDGKIRMDCSSPNAMASLIANRDRYQIATGNDADSDRHGIVTPDGGLLNPNHYLAVAIDYLYTHRAGWPGSTAVGKTAVSSSIIDRVVAGLGRQLVEVPVGFKWFVDGLLSGTIGFGGEESAGASFLRTDGSVWTTDKDGIILALLASEILAVTGKSPSQRYAELTEKYGAPTYARIDAPANREQKARLSKLSAEQVTATELAGEPIVAKLTAAPGNGAPLGGLKVTTENAWFAARPSGTEDVYKIYAESFKGPEHLAQVQAAAREVVNTVIA, encoded by the coding sequence ATGACGGCCAACCCGCGCGCCGGCCAACCGGCCCAGCCAGATGACCTGATCGACGTGGCCCACGTGGTCACCGCCTACTACACCGTGGCGCCCGATCCCGAGAACGTCGATCAGCAGGTGGTCTTCGGCACGTCGGGCCACCGCGGATCGAGTCTGGAAGGGGCGTTCAACGAGCCGCACATCCTGGCCACCACACAGGCGATCGCCGAGTACCGCGCCGCGCAGGGCACGACCGGGCCGCTGTTCATCGGCCGGGATACCCATGCCTTGTCCGAGCCGGCCTGGGTCACGGCACTGGAAGTGCTCGCCGGCAACGAGGTCGTCGCGATGATCGACGCCGCCGACCGCTACACGCCCACACCGGCGGTCAGCCACGCCATCTTGACCTTCAACCGCGGCCGGGAAGGCGACCTCGCCGACGGCATCGTCGTCACCCCCTCGCACAACCCGCCGCGCGACGGTGGCTTCAAATACAACCCGCCCAACGGCGGCCCGGCCGACACCGATGCGACGAGCGCGATTGCCAAGCGCGCCAACGAGATTCTGCGCGACGGGCTGCGCGACGTGAAGCGGATGCCGCTGGCGCGTGCGCTGGGCTCGACGGAGCGGCACGACTACCTCAATGCCTACGTCGAGGATCTGCCGAATGTGGTTGACCTGCATGCCATTCGCGCAGAGGGGGTGCGCATCGGCGCGGATCCGCTCGGTGGCGCCAGCGTCGACTACTGGGCCGCCATCGCCGAACGGCACCAGTTGGACCTGACCGTGGTGAACCCGCTCGTGGACGCGACCTGGCGGTTCATGACGCTCGACACCGACGGCAAGATCCGGATGGACTGCAGCTCGCCGAACGCCATGGCGTCACTGATCGCGAATCGCGACCGCTACCAGATCGCCACCGGCAACGACGCGGACTCGGACCGGCACGGCATCGTCACGCCCGACGGGGGCCTGCTCAACCCGAACCACTATCTCGCCGTGGCCATCGACTACCTGTACACGCATCGGGCCGGGTGGCCGGGTTCCACCGCGGTGGGCAAGACCGCGGTCAGCTCGTCGATCATCGACCGCGTGGTGGCCGGGCTGGGGCGCCAGCTGGTGGAGGTGCCGGTCGGCTTCAAGTGGTTCGTGGACGGATTGCTCAGCGGCACAATCGGCTTCGGTGGCGAGGAGAGTGCCGGGGCGTCGTTCCTGCGCACGGACGGGAGCGTCTGGACCACCGACAAGGACGGCATCATCCTGGCGCTGCTGGCTTCGGAGATCCTGGCGGTCACCGGTAAGTCGCCGTCGCAGCGTTACGCCGAGCTGACCGAAAAGTACGGAGCCCCAACCTATGCCCGTATCGACGCGCCGGCCAACCGCGAACAGAAGGCGCGATTGTCGAAGCTGTCGGCCGAACAGGTCACCGCGACCGAGCTGGCGGGCGAACCGATCGTCGCCAAGCTCACGGCGGCGCCGGGCAACGGCGCGCCGCTGGGCGGGCTGAAGGTGACAACCGAGAACGCCTGGTTCGCCGCGCGGCCCTCGGGGACCGAGGACGTCTACAAGATCTACGCCGAGTCGTTCAAGGGTCCGGAACATCTGGCGCAGGTTCAGGCCGCCGCGCGGGAAGTGGTGAATACAGTCATAGCGTGA
- a CDS encoding YceI family protein produces MAKRLLLLLAVLAVVGVCAGPWFYRTQMEGAPAPALTLPSTHRPASTSLDGKWIVAAGPDDEANRSQAGYRARQQLLWETVTVTGRTNSVRGDATVAGGTLQAASFVVDVATMQSPHRGRDDRFRGTDVMDAVKFPTAKLAVLDPVDLSSIAGDGMPTTMEVSAQLTLKGVARQVAVRLDVQRSGNGVVAVGQIPVTFADYGIVPPAPPGGVLAVDPIVTIEFLVNLVKR; encoded by the coding sequence GTGGCAAAAAGGCTTCTGCTGTTGCTGGCAGTGCTCGCCGTCGTGGGGGTGTGCGCGGGACCGTGGTTCTACCGAACCCAGATGGAAGGCGCCCCGGCTCCGGCCCTGACCTTGCCGTCCACGCATCGCCCGGCCAGCACGAGCCTCGACGGTAAATGGATCGTGGCCGCGGGTCCTGATGATGAGGCCAACCGCTCCCAGGCCGGTTACCGCGCCCGCCAACAACTGCTGTGGGAAACCGTGACCGTCACCGGACGGACCAACTCGGTCCGGGGCGACGCGACTGTTGCCGGTGGCACTCTGCAGGCAGCGAGCTTCGTCGTCGACGTGGCAACCATGCAGTCGCCGCACCGCGGCCGTGACGACAGGTTCCGCGGCACCGACGTGATGGACGCCGTCAAGTTCCCGACGGCCAAACTCGCCGTCCTCGACCCGGTCGACCTGTCGTCCATCGCCGGTGACGGCATGCCGACGACCATGGAGGTTTCGGCGCAACTGACGCTCAAGGGCGTCGCCCGGCAGGTCGCGGTGCGCCTCGATGTGCAGCGGTCGGGCAACGGGGTCGTGGCCGTGGGCCAAATCCCTGTCACCTTCGCCGATTACGGCATCGTCCCCCCGGCGCCGCCGGGGGGAGTGCTCGCCGTCGATCCCATCGTCACCATCGAATTCCTGGTGAATCTCGTCAAGCGATGA
- a CDS encoding hemophore-related protein — MSFTTRMMVGAGSALVAVMASGAVATAQPDPTPIMYSTCTYPQVIAALTALDPGAAAELQANPIGVGYLHQLIASGPQQRKALITRAYNTPGAAQYTDLVLNVANTCNNF; from the coding sequence ATGTCTTTCACCACTCGGATGATGGTCGGCGCGGGCTCGGCACTGGTCGCTGTCATGGCCAGCGGCGCAGTCGCCACCGCTCAGCCGGACCCCACCCCGATCATGTACTCGACCTGCACCTACCCGCAGGTGATCGCCGCTCTGACCGCCCTCGACCCGGGTGCCGCCGCCGAGCTGCAGGCAAACCCGATCGGCGTCGGTTACCTGCACCAGCTGATCGCCTCCGGTCCGCAGCAGCGTAAGGCCCTGATCACCCGGGCGTACAACACCCCGGGCGCCGCTCAGTACACCGACCTGGTGCTGAACGTGGCCAACACTTGCAACAACTTCTGA